One genomic window of Trichlorobacter lovleyi includes the following:
- a CDS encoding response regulator, which translates to MASDKGTCAGIMLIDDHPAVRQGVALVLEEEGYRICGEADSCAAVHSFLEKNRPALALLDITLGRESGLTLIPAIRQQGVATLVYSMHEDPDSIEHAFAAGALGYVAKRESTDLLLEAVAAVLAGRRYVSPCSAQSLAGRVLAGTETAHAAVLSEREQQVLQRLGNGEATSDIAAVFGISVRTVETYYSRIIEKLKLDGMKALRRYAVMFRP; encoded by the coding sequence ATGGCGAGTGACAAAGGAACCTGTGCCGGAATCATGCTGATCGACGATCATCCCGCTGTCAGACAGGGGGTGGCCCTGGTGCTGGAAGAAGAAGGGTATCGGATCTGCGGCGAGGCGGACAGTTGCGCTGCGGTGCACTCTTTTCTGGAAAAAAACAGACCAGCCCTGGCGCTGCTGGATATAACGCTGGGCCGGGAGAGCGGCCTGACCCTGATCCCGGCCATCCGGCAACAGGGGGTGGCAACGCTGGTCTACTCCATGCATGAAGATCCGGACAGCATCGAGCACGCCTTTGCTGCCGGGGCACTGGGCTATGTTGCCAAGCGTGAGTCGACGGATCTGTTGCTGGAAGCGGTGGCTGCTGTCCTGGCTGGAAGGCGTTACGTCAGCCCCTGTTCAGCCCAGAGTCTTGCCGGTCGCGTGCTGGCAGGCACAGAAACGGCACATGCCGCTGTGCTGAGCGAACGAGAACAACAGGTCTTGCAACGACTCGGTAACGGCGAAGCAACCAGCGATATCGCCGCCGTATTCGGCATCAGCGTGCGCACTGTTGAGACCTATTACAGCCGGATTATTGAAAAGCTGAAACTAGACGGCATGAAGGCGTTGCGCCGTTATGCTGTCATGTTCAGGCCATAG